The following DNA comes from Paenibacillus crassostreae.
CGCACAAACAGAGGTTTATCTGAAAATCAGCTGCAAGTTCATTATGATGAATTGCTATCTTTATTTAAAGAAAAAGGTGGCAATCACGTATCTCATCTTATTTTTTTGCAAGATAAAAAACAATTTTGGACAAAAGATCAGAATGTATTAATTATGTATAAGCAAATATTTGATAAATTAGTCGTACTCGGAGATCCCATTGGTGAAGAATCACATTTTCAATTGGCAATTACTGAATTTAATGAATTTTGTAAATCAAAAAAGTTAAAACCTATTTTTTATCAAGTAAGTCCAAGATATATGCACTCTTATCATGATACTGGTTTTAGGTTTATAAAATTAGGGGAGGAGGCCATTATAAAGCTTACTCATTTTTCTCTTGAAGGAAAAAAGGGAGCAAACCTACGTAATAGAATGAATAAGTTTTTCCGTAACGGTTTTACATTTTGTGTTGTAGATCCTCCTCATACTGATCAACTGCTTGCAAAAATCAAAGAAGTATCGGATTCTTGGTTAGGAAGCCAGAAAGAGAAAGGATTCTCGGTAGTTTCATTTTGTAATGATTACGTCTCGCGTTTTTCGATTGCCCTTATACATAATGCAGAAGGGAAAATTATTGCGTTTGCTACATTAGCTACGGATTATAAACAGACACTAATCATTGATCTTATGAGAAAGAACGAAGATAACCCTCATGGGACAATGGATGTATTGTTTTTACAAATCTTTGAATGGGCAAAATATAATAATTTTCAACAATGTAGTTTAGGGATTGCCCCTTTATCGAATGTTGGAAATTATAAACATTCCTTTATTAGTGAAAAAATTATTCGTTTAGTATATCTCTATGGAAATGACAAGTATAATTTTAAAGGTTTAAAAGAGTTTAAAGGTAAATTTGCAACAGAATGGGAACCGAAATATTTAGCCTATAAAAAATCATTTTTTCCTATTATATTTATCCAATTAGTTTTTTTGATAAATCGTAAACAACAACCCCAACAAAAACCAATAATTAGAAAGAATCGTATGTTTGTAAAAAAGATTTTGAGTAAAAAAGAGTTTTTTACGAAAGATTGGTAGGAAAGTAAGCGTCAAACCCAGCACACCTTCAAGAACCCAAATATACATGAGACAATGGAGGCATCCCAAATAAATTGGAGGTTGCCTTATGACAACAAAAGAACAACGTCGCAAGGATTGGTCATCTCGTATCGAGGATTATCGAGCGAGTAATCTTTCAATGGCAGCTTGGTGCGATGCTCACCAAGTAACCAAAGAGCAGTTGAAGTACTGGCTCCGCAAACTAAAAGTAGTTCATTCAGATGCTGATGGCCCTGTCACTCCTAGCTGGGTTCCGCTAAAGGTTTCCGATCCAATCCAATCTATTACCCATGAATC
Coding sequences within:
- a CDS encoding phosphatidylglycerol lysyltransferase domain-containing protein is translated as MVFMKNLIPYSQKRRTNRGLSENQLQVHYDELLSLFKEKGGNHVSHLIFLQDKKQFWTKDQNVLIMYKQIFDKLVVLGDPIGEESHFQLAITEFNEFCKSKKLKPIFYQVSPRYMHSYHDTGFRFIKLGEEAIIKLTHFSLEGKKGANLRNRMNKFFRNGFTFCVVDPPHTDQLLAKIKEVSDSWLGSQKEKGFSVVSFCNDYVSRFSIALIHNAEGKIIAFATLATDYKQTLIIDLMRKNEDNPHGTMDVLFLQIFEWAKYNNFQQCSLGIAPLSNVGNYKHSFISEKIIRLVYLYGNDKYNFKGLKEFKGKFATEWEPKYLAYKKSFFPIIFIQLVFLINRKQQPQQKPIIRKNRMFVKKILSKKEFFTKDW
- the tnpA gene encoding IS66 family insertion sequence element accessory protein TnpA, whose protein sequence is MTTKEQRRKDWSSRIEDYRASNLSMAAWCDAHQVTKEQLKYWLRKLKVVHSDADGPVTPSWVPLKVSDPIQSITHESSLVVRIGSVQIEIRPGFDQRLLKEVVQSLEEPC